From the Paludisphaera mucosa genome, one window contains:
- a CDS encoding TROVE domain-containing protein, translating to MATLNRILKIFTHEGAPASRIDALAQLERSVMSCLLWEAEFYEGGQAIGRRIADLVKQVPAEDVARVAIRAKEDMRLRQVPLLLARELMRTKEGRAVAKDVLPRVIVRPDDITEFLAIYWKDEKDEPLAKQVKRHVGESFRKFDEYQLAKYNGGRKAVTLRDAIRITRPKPKDEAQATLWKRLVKGELATPDTWEVELSKGGDKKASWQRLLAEGKLGGLAMLRNLRNMTQAGVDAESIRQGLRELKVGRLLPINFIAAARHNSKFEPELEAKYFECFAGRGTLKEETIILVDVSGSMDQPLSGKSEMRRLDVACSLAMIGREMFESLRVFTFSTDLVEAPARRGFALRDAIVGSQPHGGTALGRALQALPKRDRLIVITDEQSHDPAPQLKGYLINVASHKNGVGYGSWVHIDGWSDKVLDYIATYEANAAG from the coding sequence ATGGCTACGCTGAACCGAATCCTGAAGATCTTCACCCACGAAGGGGCCCCGGCCTCCCGGATCGACGCGCTGGCCCAGCTCGAACGCTCGGTCATGTCGTGCCTGCTCTGGGAAGCCGAGTTCTACGAGGGCGGCCAGGCCATCGGCCGGCGGATCGCCGACCTGGTGAAGCAGGTCCCGGCCGAGGACGTCGCCCGGGTGGCGATCCGGGCCAAGGAGGACATGCGGCTCCGCCAAGTCCCGCTGCTGCTCGCCCGCGAGCTGATGCGGACGAAGGAGGGCCGCGCCGTCGCGAAGGACGTCCTCCCGCGCGTCATCGTGCGCCCCGACGACATCACCGAGTTCCTGGCGATCTACTGGAAGGACGAGAAGGACGAGCCGCTGGCCAAGCAGGTGAAGCGTCACGTCGGCGAGTCTTTCCGCAAGTTCGACGAGTACCAGCTGGCCAAGTACAACGGCGGTCGGAAGGCCGTCACGCTGCGCGACGCCATCCGGATCACCCGGCCGAAGCCGAAGGACGAGGCGCAGGCGACCCTGTGGAAGCGCCTCGTGAAGGGCGAGCTGGCGACGCCGGATACCTGGGAAGTCGAGCTGTCGAAAGGCGGCGACAAGAAGGCCTCGTGGCAGCGGCTGCTGGCCGAGGGCAAGCTCGGCGGCCTGGCCATGCTCCGCAACCTCCGCAACATGACGCAGGCCGGCGTCGACGCCGAGTCGATCCGCCAGGGCCTCCGCGAGCTGAAAGTCGGCCGGCTGCTGCCGATCAACTTCATCGCCGCGGCCCGCCACAACTCGAAGTTCGAGCCCGAGCTGGAGGCGAAGTACTTCGAGTGCTTCGCCGGGCGCGGGACGCTGAAGGAGGAGACGATCATCCTGGTCGACGTCTCGGGCTCGATGGACCAGCCGCTCTCCGGGAAGTCGGAGATGCGGCGGTTGGACGTCGCCTGCTCGCTGGCGATGATCGGGCGCGAGATGTTCGAGAGCCTGCGGGTGTTCACATTCTCCACCGACCTGGTCGAGGCGCCCGCCCGCCGCGGCTTCGCCCTACGCGACGCCATCGTGGGCTCGCAGCCTCACGGCGGCACGGCGCTCGGCCGGGCGCTCCAGGCCTTGCCGAAGCGCGATCGGCTGATCGTGATCACCGACGAGCAGAGCCACGACCCGGCGCCCCAGCTCAAGGGCTACCTGATCAACGTGGCCAGCCACAAGAACGGCGTCGGTTACGGCTCCTGGGTCCACATCGACGGCTGGTCGGACAAGGTGCTGGACTACATCGCCACGTACGAAGCGAACGCCGCCGGGTGA
- a CDS encoding peptidylprolyl isomerase gives MGQVEHLETRALMTIAAATPLPDVTVAAGAAAVPVDLGSHFNDPTATDNFAIFDTSLGTIPVLMTPSTTPKTVANFESYINKGAYSNSIVHRSVPGFVWQAGGFQLTTKPDVATTATDAPVQNEFGASNVRGTIAMAKLGSDPNSATSQFFFNESDANAANLDKQNGGFTVFGRVVGQSGLAVMDAIAAAPVPSPGPMASPLDSAPLLNYKAGTTVQPSNLVLIKSVTTADEGFSAVSDAPAVASASLQGNKLVVTPLAAGTAKITVVGYGSDGSAATETFRVTVSPGTQPSTTPIAVKPQAVAPVPGLSVTARGALPATAIAGQKARIQQTVGLTASSGAVSQRLQAELVLSSTTSGASSDSTIASKAANVRFKAGVPARMNLSAGRLDSALTAGTYRVLVSVTDPNGAKTTIDTGKTLTVQPPQAKPIRR, from the coding sequence ATGGGCCAGGTCGAGCACCTTGAGACCCGCGCCCTGATGACGATCGCCGCGGCGACGCCGCTGCCGGACGTGACCGTCGCCGCCGGCGCGGCCGCGGTCCCGGTCGACCTGGGCAGCCACTTCAACGACCCGACCGCGACGGACAATTTCGCGATCTTCGACACGTCGCTCGGCACGATCCCGGTCCTGATGACCCCCTCGACGACGCCGAAGACCGTGGCGAACTTCGAGAGTTACATCAACAAGGGCGCCTACTCCAATTCGATCGTCCACCGCTCGGTCCCCGGCTTCGTCTGGCAGGCGGGCGGCTTTCAGCTCACGACCAAGCCCGACGTCGCGACCACGGCGACGGACGCCCCGGTCCAGAACGAGTTCGGCGCGTCGAACGTCCGCGGCACGATCGCGATGGCCAAGCTCGGCAGCGACCCGAACAGCGCGACGAGCCAGTTCTTCTTCAACGAGTCGGACGCTAACGCCGCCAACCTCGACAAGCAGAACGGCGGCTTCACCGTCTTCGGCCGCGTGGTGGGGCAGTCGGGCCTGGCCGTGATGGACGCGATCGCGGCGGCGCCCGTGCCGTCGCCCGGCCCCATGGCCTCGCCGCTGGATTCGGCCCCCCTGCTGAACTACAAGGCCGGGACGACCGTCCAGCCTTCCAACCTGGTCCTGATCAAGAGCGTGACGACGGCCGACGAGGGCTTCTCCGCCGTCAGCGACGCCCCCGCGGTGGCCTCGGCCTCGCTCCAGGGGAACAAACTGGTCGTGACCCCGCTCGCGGCGGGGACCGCGAAGATCACCGTCGTGGGCTACGGCTCGGACGGCAGCGCCGCGACCGAGACCTTCCGCGTCACCGTCTCGCCGGGGACGCAGCCGTCGACGACGCCCATCGCCGTGAAGCCCCAAGCCGTCGCGCCCGTGCCGGGCCTGAGCGTGACGGCCCGAGGCGCCCTGCCCGCGACGGCGATCGCCGGCCAGAAAGCCCGGATCCAGCAGACGGTCGGCCTGACCGCGTCCTCGGGCGCCGTCTCCCAACGTCTTCAGGCCGAGTTGGTCCTCTCGTCGACGACGTCCGGCGCGTCGAGCGATTCGACGATCGCGAGCAAGGCGGCCAACGTCCGGTTCAAGGCGGGCGTCCCGGCCCGCATGAACCTCTCCGCGGGCCGACTCGACTCGGCCCTGACCGCCGGCACTTATCGCGTGCTCGTCTCGGTGACCGATCCCAACGGCGCGAAGACCACGATCGACACGGGCAAGACCCTGACCGTCCAGCCGCCGCAAGCGAAACCCATCCGTAGGTAA
- a CDS encoding PA14 domain-containing protein: MNTQRSNSILIVAAVAAALLATPRGARAEFVVRDVQSTGPIRSLADADALLAGSGVARQTTATAAVINYTDESPIGRFGDDAGFPDSLAIGSSRDDFAIHATATIFIDSAGTYTFGTNSDDGVRLRIDAGGGLQNVIDDSGIHGATDNFGVVTFASAGAYTLDLVFFEGYGEASVELFAAKGSYGSWGDTSSWRLVGDAAGGGISTVGPTAIPEPSSIMMAGLGFVGLLSGVKHSHRRKQM; this comes from the coding sequence TTGAATACGCAACGCTCGAACTCGATCCTGATCGTCGCGGCCGTCGCCGCCGCCCTCCTCGCCACGCCGCGAGGCGCCCGTGCCGAATTCGTGGTCCGCGACGTCCAATCCACGGGCCCGATTCGGAGCCTCGCGGACGCCGACGCCCTGCTGGCGGGGAGCGGCGTGGCACGCCAGACGACGGCGACGGCGGCCGTAATCAACTATACCGACGAGTCTCCTATCGGCCGTTTCGGGGACGACGCCGGCTTCCCCGACAGCTTGGCGATCGGGTCGAGCCGCGACGATTTCGCGATCCACGCCACGGCGACGATCTTCATCGATTCGGCCGGGACCTACACGTTCGGCACGAACTCCGACGACGGCGTGCGCCTGCGAATCGACGCGGGCGGCGGCCTTCAGAACGTGATCGACGATTCGGGAATCCACGGCGCCACCGACAACTTCGGCGTCGTCACCTTCGCCTCCGCCGGGGCCTACACCCTGGATCTCGTCTTCTTCGAGGGTTATGGCGAAGCGTCGGTGGAGTTGTTCGCGGCGAAGGGAAGCTACGGCTCCTGGGGCGACACGTCATCCTGGCGGCTCGTCGGCGACGCGGCCGGCGGCGGGATCTCGACCGTCGGCCCGACCGCCATCCCCGAACCGTCGTCGATCATGATGGCCGGCCTCGGCTTCGTCGGGTTGCTAAGCGGCGTGAAGCATTCCCATCGCAGGAAGCAGATGTGA
- a CDS encoding sigma-70 family RNA polymerase sigma factor: MDQALCYGRRAASLAPPDAKFGSNSAVKIREPEKGMKPAASLDILNSPEYHPMAGLGGAMGADTQGDGRGGGDARSGRPFDDWDALEGQRPFLKRAALCAGQSVLNSANDASDVVQNTLIEAKRWAESFRGRTEAEWKAWLLRLLRTQLSRLRRKPSAIAASPDHPQIHDQADSGTAPSKAAVRSERADALAKALLWLDPRDQELLRLRHEERWEFAAIAGRLGLPSPDAARKRHMRAVNQLRLILGPAHDPV; the protein is encoded by the coding sequence ATGGATCAAGCGCTGTGCTATGGACGAAGAGCCGCGAGCCTCGCCCCACCGGACGCGAAATTCGGATCGAATTCCGCCGTGAAAATTCGTGAACCTGAAAAGGGAATGAAACCTGCGGCATCCCTCGATATTCTCAACTCTCCGGAATACCACCCGATGGCGGGTCTTGGAGGTGCGATGGGCGCCGATACGCAGGGCGACGGCCGAGGGGGCGGGGATGCCCGCTCTGGCCGGCCCTTCGACGATTGGGATGCTCTTGAAGGGCAGAGGCCCTTTCTGAAGCGGGCGGCCTTATGCGCCGGCCAGTCGGTTCTGAACTCGGCGAACGACGCTTCGGACGTGGTCCAGAACACGCTCATCGAGGCGAAGCGATGGGCGGAGAGCTTTCGGGGGCGGACCGAGGCGGAGTGGAAGGCCTGGCTGCTCCGCTTGCTGCGGACCCAGTTGTCGCGCCTAAGGAGAAAACCTTCCGCGATCGCGGCGTCGCCGGATCACCCGCAAATCCACGACCAGGCGGACTCGGGGACGGCGCCGAGCAAGGCGGCGGTTCGAAGCGAGCGGGCGGACGCCCTGGCGAAGGCGCTGCTGTGGCTGGATCCCCGTGATCAGGAGCTTCTGCGGCTTCGTCACGAGGAGCGGTGGGAGTTCGCGGCGATCGCCGGCCGCCTGGGCCTGCCGTCGCCCGACGCGGCCCGGAAGCGGCACATGCGGGCGGTGAACCAGCTTCGCCTGATACTGGGGCCCGCCCATGACCCCGTCTGA
- a CDS encoding serine/threonine-protein kinase produces the protein MTPSDSTSPEEPHRGPAPSEAFPDSTESEAELFSEVYGPQTLDDFRKIVAELDGAWPSLGNEKAHRIAQVGPFENLVQVGSGGMGIVFRGFDPRTGEHVAVKVAAPGVMIDAPLRERFRREASAAKSLDHPNIVRFRESGEDGRYLYIASDFCDGPNLEKWLRWRSDLVAPRAAAEFVAILADAVAHSHGREVIHRDIKPSNILLPDGWHVEELESLSPLLADFGLAKLGESDEHGDPDASHMLLSVTGEVLGTPPYMAPEQAQGNRSAIGPRTDIHGLGALLYKLLTGRPPFQGATRAKIIRAVIRDDPIPPSVQRAGLPPELDVIVLKCLEKNPRHRYGSAVELSDDLRRCFSGRKIRARPAPFRRRAARWIRRRPKLAFGLAIASLTCALVLCAGVGWSLWLTHLNGIVTRERDLANRLNYGLRLQSVQRPLREGELGRAQRLLRDLRPAEGQPDLREFAWRLLWSTSREEARLLGEMDSFVTPSDSPLSRDGRWLGLIDYEGNLGLFDAERGELVRYRRRLEKGRGDKVAISPDGRFLIATFAEADSNGSTSAVKAQVWDVLDGSMRDLLPKIDPGPVDHLMLADQGRIIALKSRRYVRPGSDEDDLSIWRIGLDGGVAPMLVGSRHSKGVAFHYFGISPDGSMYVDRDPVHGLAIYDTKALSIRKVLDQSPRNPERYHARFSADGRRLAVADLDAHHVYAWDVATGVLDFRMVMPGVAVTQMALQPNGKAILISDQNRRLRLIDPSRNADVEVHPPPAHPGPVFDLRLAFTADGKEFLADREVYMEPSKIELRSAAHGALLAESPVREAGAVRLWSVLDPTVGRPGLIYSVGRHVWHWDWEATLRRRAPVPKIKHDDEGWAVAYSRDGARLATGSNDTNESQTIKIWDARSKAFLKGWRAHEATVTSVSFSPDGRRLLSSGLAVSGGVRIWDPTSGVLLGEPEWPAEAARNAAFNETGTLLAAVGNQGTLRVWNARDLTVRWTRTAHADRIHALAFSPDASRIATGACDGLLRFWDAESGRQAGEVRLTSQPFAIAYAPDGASLAVACGEGDIHIIDPTTGAILRTLRCDDQELRALAYSVDGRTLAVGGIGKAVQLWDPTTGYELLTLEGQPGQVNAVAFSPDDRELASIDHSGEVRTWRAAPLDP, from the coding sequence ATGACCCCGTCTGACTCGACTTCGCCCGAGGAGCCTCATCGAGGTCCGGCGCCTTCCGAGGCGTTCCCGGACTCGACGGAGTCGGAGGCCGAGCTGTTCTCCGAGGTGTACGGCCCGCAGACGCTCGACGATTTCCGGAAGATCGTCGCCGAGCTGGACGGGGCCTGGCCGAGCCTGGGCAACGAGAAGGCGCACCGCATCGCCCAGGTCGGCCCCTTCGAGAACCTCGTCCAGGTCGGCAGCGGCGGGATGGGGATCGTCTTCCGGGGGTTCGACCCCAGGACGGGCGAGCACGTCGCGGTCAAGGTCGCGGCCCCGGGCGTCATGATCGACGCCCCCCTCCGAGAACGGTTCCGGCGCGAGGCCAGCGCGGCGAAGTCGCTCGACCACCCGAACATCGTGCGTTTCCGGGAGTCGGGGGAGGACGGGCGGTACCTGTACATCGCCAGCGATTTCTGCGACGGGCCGAACCTCGAGAAGTGGCTGCGTTGGCGTTCCGACCTCGTGGCGCCGCGGGCTGCGGCGGAATTCGTCGCGATCCTGGCCGACGCCGTCGCCCATTCCCATGGGCGCGAGGTCATCCATCGGGACATCAAGCCTTCCAACATCCTGCTCCCCGACGGCTGGCATGTGGAGGAGCTGGAAAGCCTATCGCCGTTGCTCGCCGACTTCGGGCTGGCGAAGCTCGGGGAATCGGATGAGCACGGCGACCCGGACGCGTCGCACATGCTCCTGAGCGTCACGGGCGAGGTCCTCGGAACTCCTCCTTACATGGCGCCCGAGCAAGCGCAGGGGAACCGATCGGCGATCGGACCCAGGACCGACATTCACGGCCTCGGGGCGCTCCTCTACAAATTGCTGACGGGCCGCCCGCCATTCCAGGGTGCGACCAGGGCCAAGATCATACGGGCCGTGATTCGGGATGATCCGATCCCGCCCAGCGTGCAGAGGGCGGGCCTGCCGCCCGAGCTGGACGTCATCGTCCTGAAGTGCCTGGAGAAGAATCCTCGCCATCGGTACGGCTCGGCGGTCGAGCTGTCCGACGACCTGAGGAGATGCTTTTCCGGGCGAAAGATCCGTGCGAGGCCCGCACCCTTCAGGCGTCGGGCGGCCCGCTGGATCCGACGTCGCCCGAAGCTGGCCTTCGGCCTCGCGATCGCGTCCTTGACGTGCGCACTCGTGCTGTGCGCCGGCGTCGGCTGGAGCCTCTGGTTGACGCACCTGAACGGGATCGTCACAAGAGAGCGCGATCTCGCCAATCGCCTGAACTACGGCCTCCGGCTCCAGTCGGTCCAACGGCCTCTCCGAGAGGGGGAACTCGGTCGCGCGCAGCGGCTCTTGAGGGACCTCCGCCCCGCCGAAGGGCAGCCGGACCTCCGCGAGTTCGCCTGGCGCCTCCTCTGGAGCACGAGCCGCGAGGAAGCCCGCCTGCTCGGGGAGATGGACTCCTTCGTCACGCCGAGCGACTCGCCGTTGAGCCGCGACGGTCGTTGGCTGGGGCTCATCGACTACGAGGGGAATCTCGGGCTGTTCGACGCCGAGCGAGGCGAGCTCGTGCGATACCGACGCCGCCTGGAGAAGGGACGCGGCGACAAGGTCGCGATCTCACCCGACGGCCGGTTCTTGATCGCGACTTTCGCCGAAGCCGACTCGAACGGCTCCACCAGTGCCGTGAAGGCCCAGGTCTGGGATGTTCTCGACGGCTCGATGCGCGACCTTCTTCCGAAGATCGATCCTGGCCCGGTCGACCATCTCATGCTCGCGGATCAGGGGCGGATCATCGCCTTGAAGAGTCGACGATACGTTCGACCGGGGAGCGACGAGGATGATCTGTCGATCTGGCGGATCGGCCTGGATGGGGGCGTCGCCCCCATGCTCGTCGGGAGTCGGCATAGCAAGGGGGTGGCGTTCCACTACTTCGGAATCTCGCCGGACGGCTCGATGTACGTCGATCGCGATCCTGTGCATGGTCTTGCGATTTACGACACGAAGGCCCTTTCGATTCGCAAGGTCCTTGATCAATCGCCGCGCAATCCAGAAAGATATCACGCACGATTCTCGGCCGATGGACGTCGATTGGCCGTCGCCGACCTGGATGCTCATCACGTCTACGCCTGGGACGTCGCCACCGGAGTGCTGGATTTTCGCATGGTCATGCCGGGAGTCGCCGTCACGCAGATGGCCTTGCAACCAAATGGCAAGGCGATTTTGATCTCCGACCAGAATCGGCGATTGCGTCTCATCGACCCTTCGCGAAACGCCGACGTCGAAGTTCATCCTCCGCCTGCTCATCCGGGACCGGTGTTTGATCTCCGCCTGGCGTTCACGGCGGACGGGAAGGAGTTCCTGGCCGATCGCGAGGTCTACATGGAACCCAGCAAGATCGAACTGAGATCCGCGGCCCATGGCGCGCTTCTCGCCGAATCGCCGGTTCGCGAGGCAGGGGCGGTTCGGCTGTGGTCGGTGCTCGACCCCACTGTGGGAAGGCCGGGGCTGATCTACAGCGTGGGGCGTCACGTCTGGCATTGGGATTGGGAGGCGACCCTGCGGCGGCGAGCCCCTGTCCCGAAGATCAAGCACGACGACGAGGGGTGGGCGGTGGCCTACAGCCGCGACGGCGCCCGCCTCGCGACGGGCAGCAACGACACGAACGAGAGCCAGACCATCAAGATCTGGGACGCTCGTTCGAAGGCCTTCCTGAAAGGCTGGAGGGCCCACGAGGCGACCGTCACGTCGGTCTCGTTCTCGCCGGACGGTCGCCGCCTGCTCTCCTCGGGGCTGGCCGTCTCCGGGGGCGTGAGGATCTGGGACCCGACGAGCGGCGTACTCCTCGGCGAGCCCGAGTGGCCCGCGGAGGCTGCTCGAAACGCCGCGTTCAACGAGACGGGGACGCTCCTGGCCGCGGTCGGCAACCAGGGGACGCTCCGGGTCTGGAACGCCAGGGACCTGACGGTGAGATGGACCCGCACCGCGCACGCCGATCGGATCCACGCCCTGGCGTTCTCGCCCGACGCGTCACGGATCGCGACCGGCGCGTGCGACGGACTCCTCCGATTCTGGGACGCCGAATCCGGGCGCCAGGCCGGAGAGGTGCGCCTGACGTCGCAGCCGTTCGCGATCGCTTACGCCCCGGACGGGGCGAGCCTGGCCGTGGCATGCGGAGAAGGCGACATCCACATCATCGACCCCACCACCGGGGCGATCCTTCGAACCTTGCGCTGCGACGACCAGGAGCTGCGGGCCCTCGCCTACAGCGTCGACGGCCGTACGCTGGCCGTCGGCGGGATCGGCAAGGCGGTGCAGCTCTGGGATCCGACGACGGGATACGAACTCCTCACCCTCGAAGGGCAGCCGGGCCAGGTCAACGCCGTGGCCTTCTCCCCGGACGATAGGGAGCTGGCGTCGATCGACCATTCGGGCGAGGTGCGAACCTGGCGGGCCGCGCCGCTCGATCCGTGA
- a CDS encoding DUF2500 domain-containing protein, which yields MEILFVLVPLLIAAVFLIMVVTIAYQAVTGLAEWSRNNSLPVEEAHSRLVSKRTEMRGHSHNQMHGRVRTFYYATFELKDGDRHEFGLSGREYGLLAEGDQGTLTYQGTRYHGFRRVGARVVDADF from the coding sequence ATGGAAATCCTCTTCGTGCTCGTGCCGCTCCTCATCGCCGCGGTCTTCCTGATCATGGTCGTGACGATCGCCTATCAGGCCGTCACGGGGCTCGCCGAGTGGTCGCGCAACAACAGCCTGCCGGTCGAGGAGGCGCACTCACGCCTCGTGTCCAAGCGGACCGAGATGCGCGGGCATTCCCACAACCAGATGCACGGCCGGGTGCGCACCTTTTACTACGCCACCTTCGAACTCAAGGATGGCGATCGTCACGAGTTCGGCCTATCCGGGCGGGAGTACGGCCTGCTGGCGGAGGGCGACCAGGGGACGTTGACGTACCAGGGAACGCGGTATCACGGGTTCCGCAGGGTGGGCGCCAGGGTGGTGGACGCGGATTTCTAA